GTTTAATCGGTGCAATGCAATCTTTAGAGTGGCTGGCTTTTGATAGTTTTCTTAGTTTGCATTTAAGAGAACCTATTGATGAACGAATCGTGATTGTGGGGATTAATCAAGATGATATTCGTAGTATTGGCAGCTATCCCCTCCCAGATGGTGAAATTGCACTTTTGCTGAAAAAATTGCACTCTTTAGAGCCAAGAGCAATCGGTCTTGATATTTTTAGAGATTTCTCTATTGCTCCTGGTTATAATGAACTTGTATCCACATTTAAGGAGAGTAAAAATTTAATTGCCATTGAAAAAGTCTTACCAGATAAAATCGATCCACCACCCATATTACCTACTGAACAAGTTGGTTTTGCCGATCAAATTACGGACAATGACGGCAAATTGAGACGAAGCTTGCTGTTATTATCAACACCTCAAGAATACAAAACATCTTTGTCTCTAAGTTTGGCAAAAGCTTATCTAGCTGATGAAGGGATTAGTTTAGAAACTGATATGCGATCGCGCACTCCTATTAAGTTAGGCAATACTAAACTCCCCCGGTTTTTCTCCAACTCAGGAGGATATGTACGCGCAAATGTAGAGGGAGTTCAGATACTACTTAATTTTCGCAATGGTCAAGAACGATTTAAAAGCTTGACTTTGCGTGATATCAAAACAGGAAATTTTAACCCAAACTGGATACGCGATCGCATTGTAATTATTGGCATGACAGCTCCCAGTGTAAAAGACTTGATAACGACTTCCGCAATTACATCTACCACAGCAGCAGGACAAGTTTATGGAGTCGAAATTCAAGCACATGCTGTGAGTCAAATTATCAGTGCGGTGCTAGACTCTAGACCACTGTTAAATACTTGGTCAGATGGATGGGAATATTTGTGGATCGCAGGCTGGGGATTTTTAGGAATAAGTTTTGCTAGGCTGATAAAATCTCCATGCAGAAATTTGCTAGCTGTTTGCATTGCTAGCACAAGCCTGATAGTCGTTAGTTATTGGCTTCTCATATGGGGTTGGTGGGTTCCACTCATACCAGCAATGCTTATTTTCATTTTCAATGGTATCGGACTGACCGCTTTATATCAATATGACCAAGCTTTGCAGTCTAAACTTAATGCTCGCCAAGTTATCATTGAACGTACATTTGAAATAATTCATAATGGACCGTTGCAAACGCTGGCGAAAACTTTGAGGTACATTCGAGATCAAAGTGTACCTACAAATGAGTTACTTCCATTACTGGAAGAAGAATTAGAGAAACTGAACTACGAACTAAGAGGAATTTATGATTTTTTGCAACGAGAACCTCTAAATCAAGATAATATACTTTATTTAGAAAGAGGTTTAGAACTCAATTTGCAAGACCCACTTCACGAAGTTCTCTATCAAGTTTACAGCCATACATTAGAGCGCGACTTTCCCGGCTTTAAAAGCCTTCAAGTCACAGTTCGTACATTCAATCCAATTGACGATCGCCAATTGAGTATCGAACAAAAGCAAGGACTTTGCCGATTTCTGGAAGAAGCTTTGTGCAATGTTGGGAAACATGCCTTGGAAGTCACCCGCCTCGAAGTTATTTGCACAGAAGAAGAAGGCTGGTATATACTAAGGATTGTAGATGATGGCTTGGGAATTAACTCATCTCAAGAACATCGAGGAACACAGCAGTTTAGGAATTTAGCAGAGCAACTTAAAGGGAAATATAGACGAGAGGCTGTTTCTCCTCAAGGCACTCTCTGTGAATTATCTTGGCGTGTAGCAAAATTTTGGTTTTGGTAGTACCAAACCCCCTTCTCACTCTTAATTTTCTCAACAACCGTGCCACTATAGAGATAGAGTAAAAGTCAAGAGTCATTATTCCTTGTCCCCCACTCCCCCACTCCCCCCATCTCCCCCTCCCCCACTCCCCTCTCCCTCAAAAACGCATCAAACGTAACTCTATCCGGTAGCGAAGGTTGGGCGCCTAATTTCGTTGCCGCTAAAGCACCCGCTGCTGCACCCCAAATAACGCAGTCGCGCAAAGAATGTCCTTGAGAAAGCGCTGCTGCTAAACCACCGTTAAAAGCATCACCAGCAGCAACGGTGTCAACAGCTTGCACTGCAAACGCAGGTATAAAAAATCTTTCTTCAGAAGTTGCACAAAAAACACCTTTAGCGCCTAATTTGACGATCGCATTTTTCACGCCTTTTTGCAATAACACCGCCGCTGCTTTTGCTGCTGACTCCTCCCCATCCACCGGAAAACCGACTAATTGCCCTGCCTCAACTTCATTTGGTGTGATAATATCCACCAAGCGATAAAGTTCATCTGGCAGATCATTTTGTGCGGGTGCGGGGTCGAGAATTACTTTTACTTGTGCATCTTGCGCTGCTTTTGCAGCAGCAACAACAGCAGACATGGGTATTTCAAATTGTAAAAGTAGCGCTTTTGCCGTTGGTAATAAGTGCGATAATCGTTCTATATCTTCGTGATTTACGCGCTTATTTGCACCGGGAATGACAATGATTTGATTTTCACCTTTGACATCGACGCTAATAACTGCAACACCAGAACCAACAGTTTCATCAACAAATATATTGTTAGTTTGTACGCCAGAAACTTGTAAATTGTTAACAAGTTCTGCACCAAAATTATCTGCACCAACACGTCCTACCATTTGTGTAGGAATTCCCAATCTAGCTGATGCTACGGCTTGATTT
Above is a genomic segment from Tolypothrix sp. NIES-4075 containing:
- the rbsK gene encoding ribokinase; amino-acid sequence: MTIIVFGSINIDLVATVPRLPIAGETLLGNDFFQAPGGKGANQAVASARLGIPTQMVGRVGADNFGAELVNNLQVSGVQTNNIFVDETVGSGVAVISVDVKGENQIIVIPGANKRVNHEDIERLSHLLPTAKALLLQFEIPMSAVVAAAKAAQDAQVKVILDPAPAQNDLPDELYRLVDIITPNEVEAGQLVGFPVDGEESAAKAAAVLLQKGVKNAIVKLGAKGVFCATSEERFFIPAFAVQAVDTVAAGDAFNGGLAAALSQGHSLRDCVIWGAAAGALAATKLGAQPSLPDRVTFDAFLRERGVGEGEMGGVGEWGTRNNDS
- a CDS encoding sensor histidine kinase, with translation MTELGLWKRIKEEMTIWRVGAFPSIVAIALVIILRLIGAMQSLEWLAFDSFLSLHLREPIDERIVIVGINQDDIRSIGSYPLPDGEIALLLKKLHSLEPRAIGLDIFRDFSIAPGYNELVSTFKESKNLIAIEKVLPDKIDPPPILPTEQVGFADQITDNDGKLRRSLLLLSTPQEYKTSLSLSLAKAYLADEGISLETDMRSRTPIKLGNTKLPRFFSNSGGYVRANVEGVQILLNFRNGQERFKSLTLRDIKTGNFNPNWIRDRIVIIGMTAPSVKDLITTSAITSTTAAGQVYGVEIQAHAVSQIISAVLDSRPLLNTWSDGWEYLWIAGWGFLGISFARLIKSPCRNLLAVCIASTSLIVVSYWLLIWGWWVPLIPAMLIFIFNGIGLTALYQYDQALQSKLNARQVIIERTFEIIHNGPLQTLAKTLRYIRDQSVPTNELLPLLEEELEKLNYELRGIYDFLQREPLNQDNILYLERGLELNLQDPLHEVLYQVYSHTLERDFPGFKSLQVTVRTFNPIDDRQLSIEQKQGLCRFLEEALCNVGKHALEVTRLEVICTEEEGWYILRIVDDGLGINSSQEHRGTQQFRNLAEQLKGKYRREAVSPQGTLCELSWRVAKFWFW